The following are from one region of the Bactrocera oleae isolate idBacOlea1 chromosome 6, idBacOlea1, whole genome shotgun sequence genome:
- the LOC106620449 gene encoding tax1-binding protein 3 homolog yields MAKMAFQHQAGTAMECLSIPITLHKEKDYDIEGREILKCGFKIGGGIDQDFKKSPQGYTDYGIYVTEVHDKSPASRAGLRIHDKILQCNGYDFTMVTHKKGVSYIQKNPVLNMLVARKGVTST; encoded by the exons ATGGCAAAAATGGCTTTTCAACATCAGGCCGGGACGGCTATGGAATGCTTAagt ATACCTATTACACTTCATAAAGAGAAAGATTACGATATAGAAGGCAGAGAAATTCTGAAATGTGGGTTTAAAATAGGAGGTGGTATTGATCAAGACTTCAAAAAAAGTCCTCAAGGATATACAGATTAT GGCATTTATGTTACGGAAGTGCACGATAAGAGTCCTGCTTCCCGAGCTGGTCTTCGCATCCATGACAAAATTTTGCAGTGTAATGGCTATGATTTTACAATGGTAACACATAAAAAGGGTGTAAGCTATATACAAAAAAACCCAGTACTAAATATGCTTGTTGCCAGAAAGGGAGTCACTTCAACATAA